The following coding sequences lie in one Silene latifolia isolate original U9 population chromosome 5, ASM4854445v1, whole genome shotgun sequence genomic window:
- the LOC141655397 gene encoding LOW QUALITY PROTEIN: uncharacterized protein LOC141655397 (The sequence of the model RefSeq protein was modified relative to this genomic sequence to represent the inferred CDS: substituted 1 base at 1 genomic stop codon) — translation MEEVIYLGVSRVRQHTSGPPPPTLRGCDASEIDVRSYNCVDIEFADGNAFSLSAEFLRVYSPAADSKIRSIGGEKVIFGRRHVGIMSAEPVGNYGVRXLFNDLHKMGIYTWVYFYHLGSKKFTLLRNYISTLKRHGLSRDPKRK, via the exons ATGGAGGAAGTTATTTACCTAGGAGTGTCTAG gGTAAGACAGCATACATCTGGACCACCCCCACCCACCCTGAGAGGCTGTGATGCATCTGAAATAGATGTTAGGTCCTACAACTGT GTGGACATTGAGTTTGCTGATGGAAATGCATTTAGTCTCTCAGCTGAATTTCTGAGAGTATACAGCCCTGCAGCAGACAGCAAGATTAGATCCATAGGAGGTGAAAAG GTAATATTTGGGCGGCGCCATGTGGGTATCATGTCGGCAGAGCCTGTAGGAAACTATGGGGTCAG GTAGCTCTTCAATGATTTGCATAAGATGGGTATATATACATGGGTTTATTTCTATCATCTTGGAAGCAAGAAATTTACACTTCTGCGAAATTATATCAGTACGCTTAAGAGACATGGCCTCAGCCGAGATCCCAAAAGGAAATGA